From the Astatotilapia calliptera chromosome 6, fAstCal1.2, whole genome shotgun sequence genome, one window contains:
- the LOC113024537 gene encoding cytosolic 5'-nucleotidase 1A-like — protein MKLEPEIPVTIAMSSRLLFKQEQQDHGPAFDFVKALKAVNAELINHYPESEELFKVKLINDSSSSDFLMNRIREHGLEELITLVPVTEDQPVNKLQRNNTHLYLSDEPGLKVQEALNEGVAAAIMFTPTNIITESENQLRVAFDGDAVLFSNESELVFKSGGLQEYLKNEKQNVENTMNGGPFKGFLEVLIKLQKKLQSKDPCKKFPIPILTYLVTSRGAEDCGGDRALNTLRTWGLELDEPVLLGGANKGPTLQRIKPHIFFDDQQRHVDAALEVGTVACLVLSPN, from the exons ATGAAA cttGAACCAGAGATCCCTGTCACAATTGCCATGTCTTCAAGACTCCTCTTCAAGCAGGAACAGCAGGACCATGGCCCTGCCTTCGATTTTGTCAAG GCTCTGAAGGCAGTCAATGCTGAACTTATAAACCATTATCCTGAGAGTGAGGAGCTCTTTAAAGTCAAACTCATCAATGACAGCTCATCATCAGACTTTCTCATGAATCGGATCCGTGAACATG GGCTGGAAGAACTTATCACTCTGGTACCTGTGACTGAAGATCAACCTGTGAATAAGTTACAAAGAAACAACACCCACCTGTACCTGTCTGATGAACCAGGGTTGAAGGTTCAGGAAGCTTTGAATGAAg GTGTAGCAGCTGCTATCATGTTCACCCCAACAAACATCATCACAGAGTCTGAGAATCAGCTGCGTGTTGCCTTTGATGGCGACGCTGTCCTCTTCTCTAATGAGTCAGAGCTCGTGTTCAAGAGTGGTGGACTACAAGAATACTTGAAGAATGAGAAGCAAAATGTTGAAAATACAATGAATGGG GGACCATTCAAAGGATTCTTGGAGGTTTTaataaaactgcagaaaaagtTGCAAAGCAAAGACCCGTGCAAGAAGTTTCCCATTCCCATTCTTACCTACCTGGTGACATCTCGAGGGGCAGAAGACTGTGGCGGCGACCGAGCTTTAAACACTCTGCGCACCTGGGGTCTGGAGCTTGATGAACCTGTGCTTCTGGGAGGGGCTAACAAAGGTCCTACACTGCAGAGGATCAAGCCTCACATCTTCTTTGATGACCAGCAGAGACATGTTGATGCTGCATTGGAGGTCGGCACAGTGGCATGTCTGGTGCTCTCACCAAACTAA